In one window of Tellurirhabdus rosea DNA:
- the map gene encoding type I methionyl aminopeptidase, with product MIHLKSEEEIELIKLSAQVLGKAHAEVARLIRPGITTKELDTVAEEFIRDNGGIPSFKGYNGSFPASLCISVNEVVVHGIPNKYELKDGDIVSIDCGVKLKGYHSDSAYTYPVGEIAPEARQLLVRTKQSLYAGIERATEGNRVGDIGFAIQTYVEGFGYSVVRELVGHGVGRHLHEDPQVPNYGKRGQGPRLRERMVIAIEPMINLGKRNIVQERDGWTIRTTDRKPSAHFEHTVAIRKGKAEILTTFQYIEEVTANTSMMIETNEATIV from the coding sequence ATGATTCATCTGAAATCGGAAGAGGAGATTGAACTCATTAAGTTGAGTGCCCAGGTTCTGGGAAAGGCTCATGCTGAAGTAGCACGGCTGATTCGTCCTGGCATCACAACGAAAGAGCTGGATACAGTTGCTGAGGAATTCATCCGTGATAACGGAGGAATTCCTTCTTTTAAAGGGTATAACGGAAGTTTTCCGGCTTCCCTTTGTATTTCGGTGAATGAAGTGGTTGTCCACGGTATTCCGAACAAATACGAACTAAAAGACGGCGATATTGTTAGTATTGACTGCGGTGTTAAGCTGAAAGGCTACCATAGCGACAGTGCCTATACTTATCCGGTCGGCGAAATAGCTCCCGAAGCCCGGCAACTGTTGGTGCGAACCAAGCAGTCGCTGTATGCGGGCATCGAACGCGCTACGGAAGGCAATCGGGTAGGGGACATTGGGTTTGCCATCCAGACGTATGTCGAAGGATTTGGTTACTCGGTGGTTCGGGAACTAGTTGGTCACGGCGTCGGCCGCCATCTGCACGAAGACCCTCAGGTGCCGAATTACGGCAAACGCGGGCAGGGCCCCAGGTTGCGGGAGCGCATGGTTATCGCCATCGAGCCCATGATCAATCTGGGAAAACGCAACATTGTGCAGGAGCGTGATGGATGGACCATTCGGACTACGGACCGCAAACCTTCAGCCCATTTTGAACATACCGTAGCGATACGGAAAGGTAAAGCAGAAATCCTGACTACGTTTCAGTACATCGAAGAAGTGACCGCAAACACTTCGATGATGATTGAAACCAACGAAGCGACGATAGTGTAA
- the infA gene encoding translation initiation factor IF-1: protein MAKQNSIEQDGTIVEALSNAMFRVQLENKHEVIAHISGKMRMNYIKILPGDRVKLEMSPYDLSKARIVYRYK from the coding sequence ATGGCGAAACAGAACTCCATCGAACAAGACGGTACGATTGTAGAAGCACTTTCCAATGCCATGTTTCGGGTTCAGCTCGAAAACAAGCATGAAGTGATTGCCCACATTTCCGGGAAAATGCGGATGAACTACATCAAGATTCTGCCGGGCGACCGGGTGAAGCTTGAAATGTCTCCGTATGACCTGAGCAAAGCAAGAATTGTTTATCGGTATAAATAA
- the rpmJ gene encoding 50S ribosomal protein L36, protein MKVKASIKKRSAECKVIRRKGKLYVINKKNPRYKQRQG, encoded by the coding sequence ATGAAAGTCAAAGCGTCCATTAAAAAGCGCAGCGCAGAATGTAAAGTCATTCGCCGCAAAGGCAAGCTTTACGTCATTAACAAAAAGAATCCTCGGTACAAACAAAGACAAGGTTAA
- the rpsM gene encoding 30S ribosomal protein S13: protein MARIAGVDIPDRKRGEIALTYIFGIGRSTATKILTQAGISVDKKVSEWNDEETTAIRNIITAEHKVEGALKSEVQLNIKRLMDIGSYRGLRHRKGLPVRGQHTKNNSRTRKGKRKTVANKKKATK from the coding sequence ATGGCACGTATTGCAGGTGTTGATATTCCCGACCGGAAGCGTGGTGAGATTGCACTGACGTATATCTTCGGAATCGGTCGTAGCACGGCTACGAAAATCCTGACTCAGGCAGGAATCAGCGTTGACAAAAAGGTCAGCGAGTGGAATGACGAAGAGACAACAGCGATTCGTAACATCATTACGGCTGAGCACAAGGTGGAAGGCGCGCTGAAGTCAGAAGTTCAGCTGAACATCAAGCGTCTGATGGACATCGGTTCTTACCGGGGCCTCCGTCACCGGAAAGGGCTTCCGGTTCGCGGACAGCACACCAAGAACAACTCACGTACCCGGAAAGGGAAGCGTAAGACGGTTGCTAACAAGAAGAAAGCAACGAAGTAA
- the rpsK gene encoding 30S ribosomal protein S11, whose product MAQAKRKDKAKKRIVVVEQVGQVHIKATFNNIIISITNSSGQVISWASAGKMGFKGSKKNTPYAAQTAAQNCAAVAHEAGMRKAEVFVKGPGAGRESAIRTIQNSGIEVTSIKDITPLPHNGCRPPKRRRV is encoded by the coding sequence ATGGCTCAAGCAAAACGCAAGGACAAAGCGAAAAAGCGGATTGTGGTTGTTGAACAGGTAGGCCAAGTACACATCAAGGCTACTTTCAACAACATCATTATCTCAATCACTAACAGCAGCGGGCAGGTAATCTCGTGGGCATCGGCCGGTAAAATGGGCTTCAAAGGCTCTAAGAAAAACACGCCGTATGCTGCCCAGACTGCCGCCCAGAACTGTGCTGCCGTAGCTCACGAAGCCGGTATGCGCAAAGCTGAGGTGTTCGTAAAAGGTCCGGGTGCTGGTCGTGAATCAGCCATCCGTACGATTCAGAACTCCGGTATTGAGGTAACGTCGATCAAAGACATCACGCCGCTGCCCCACAATGGTTGCCGTCCGCCGAAGCGTCGCCGCGTATAA
- the rpsD gene encoding 30S ribosomal protein S4, with the protein MARYTGPKAKISRKFGEPILGPSKALQKKAYGPGQHGRGRKRKQSEYAVQLQEKQKVKYIYGILERQFRALFHRAVIKEGITGENLLKLCEARLDNTVYRLGIAPTRRAARQLVSHKHIIVDGEVVNIPSYSLKPGQLIGVREKSKSLEAVTDSLSARGTKRFNWLEFDNQQLTGKFITYPDRDQIPENVNEQLIVELYSK; encoded by the coding sequence ATGGCAAGATATACAGGCCCCAAGGCCAAAATCTCCCGTAAGTTTGGGGAGCCGATCCTCGGCCCCAGCAAAGCGCTGCAAAAGAAAGCATATGGCCCGGGCCAGCACGGTCGCGGCCGCAAGCGCAAACAGTCTGAATACGCTGTTCAGCTGCAGGAAAAGCAGAAAGTAAAATACATCTACGGCATCCTGGAACGCCAGTTCCGCGCGCTGTTCCACCGCGCCGTAATTAAGGAAGGCATCACGGGTGAAAACCTGCTGAAGCTGTGCGAAGCCCGTCTCGACAATACGGTATACCGTCTGGGCATTGCCCCGACGCGCCGGGCGGCTCGTCAGCTTGTCTCTCACAAGCACATCATTGTTGACGGCGAAGTCGTTAACATTCCTTCATATTCACTGAAACCCGGCCAGCTGATCGGCGTTCGCGAAAAGTCGAAGTCGCTGGAAGCCGTTACCGACAGCCTTTCGGCTCGCGGGACCAAGCGGTTCAACTGGCTGGAGTTCGATAACCAGCAGCTGACGGGCAAGTTCATCACCTATCCGGATCGCGATCAGATCCCGGAAAACGTGAACGAGCAGCTCATCGTCGAACTGTACTCGAAGTAA
- a CDS encoding DNA-directed RNA polymerase subunit alpha produces the protein MSILAFQMPDKVVMERADDFHGLFEFKPLEKGYGVTIGNALRRILLSSLEGYAITSVRFPGVLHEFSSIEGVVEDVTEIILNLKMVRFKKISDMVDNKITVTIKNQPELKAGDISKFTASFEVLNPEMVICHIDDTREFEMEIIVEKGRGYVPADEPRANELPFGHIPIDAIYTPIKNVRYSVENTRVEQKTDYERLLLDIETDGSIHPEEALKGAAHILIQHFMLFSDQTMTFETAKAEEDNVVDEEMLHMRKLLKTPLADLDLSVRAYNCLKSADVRTLGDLVRLEISDMMKFRNFGKKSLTELEQLVAEKGLTFGMDIAKYRLDED, from the coding sequence ATGTCAATATTAGCGTTCCAAATGCCCGACAAAGTTGTCATGGAAAGAGCTGACGACTTCCACGGGTTGTTTGAGTTCAAGCCGCTCGAAAAAGGGTACGGCGTGACGATTGGGAATGCATTGCGCCGAATCCTGCTGTCATCGCTGGAAGGCTACGCAATTACCAGCGTTCGCTTCCCCGGTGTCCTGCACGAGTTCTCGTCCATAGAAGGTGTTGTTGAAGATGTTACCGAAATCATCCTGAACCTGAAAATGGTTCGCTTTAAGAAGATTTCGGACATGGTTGACAACAAAATTACGGTAACCATCAAGAACCAGCCCGAACTGAAGGCTGGCGATATATCAAAATTCACGGCTTCGTTCGAGGTGCTGAACCCCGAAATGGTGATCTGCCACATCGACGATACGCGTGAGTTTGAGATGGAAATCATCGTTGAAAAAGGGCGGGGTTATGTGCCGGCTGATGAGCCGCGTGCCAATGAACTGCCTTTCGGACATATCCCCATCGACGCGATTTACACGCCGATCAAGAACGTCCGGTACAGCGTTGAAAACACCCGCGTTGAGCAGAAAACCGACTACGAACGGCTGTTGCTGGATATTGAGACCGACGGGTCGATTCACCCGGAGGAAGCTCTCAAAGGCGCTGCTCATATCCTGATTCAGCACTTCATGCTGTTCTCTGACCAGACCATGACCTTCGAAACGGCCAAAGCCGAAGAAGACAATGTGGTGGACGAAGAGATGCTGCATATGCGCAAGCTGCTGAAAACGCCGCTGGCCGATCTCGACCTGTCGGTACGCGCATACAACTGCCTTAAGTCGGCCGATGTACGCACGCTCGGTGATCTGGTAAGACTGGAAATTTCGGACATGATGAAGTTCCGGAACTTCGGTAAGAAGTCACTGACAGAACTGGAGCAACTGGTTGCCGAAAAAGGGTTGACCTTCGGCATGGACATTGCAAAATACAGATTAGACGAGGACTAA
- the rplQ gene encoding 50S ribosomal protein L17 has protein sequence MRHGKKDNHLGRTYSHRQAMLSNLASSLIINKRLETTVAKAKELRKYVEPLLTRAKEDTYQNRRVLFSYLNNKETMKELFNVVSDKISTRPGGYTRIIKLGNRVGDSASMCLIELVDFNDNLLTVVEEKATRTRRSRRAGGKKAAGDAPVAVEAAAENNPVVAPAATDAPEAAQTESTDETEAPKE, from the coding sequence ATGAGACACGGTAAAAAAGATAACCACCTTGGCAGGACCTACTCACACCGGCAGGCTATGCTGTCGAACCTTGCGTCCTCGCTGATCATTAACAAGCGCCTCGAAACGACGGTTGCTAAGGCGAAAGAACTGCGCAAGTATGTTGAGCCTCTGCTGACGCGGGCCAAAGAAGATACTTACCAGAACCGCCGCGTTCTTTTCTCGTACCTCAACAACAAGGAAACGATGAAAGAACTGTTCAACGTGGTTTCGGACAAGATTTCCACTCGCCCGGGGGGCTACACCCGCATCATCAAGCTGGGCAACCGGGTTGGTGACAGCGCTTCTATGTGCCTGATCGAGCTGGTTGACTTCAACGATAACCTGCTGACGGTTGTTGAAGAGAAAGCGACCCGTACGCGCCGCAGCCGTCGCGCCGGTGGCAAGAAAGCCGCTGGTGATGCTCCGGTCGCTGTTGAAGCCGCTGCCGAGAACAACCCGGTAGTAGCTCCGGCCGCAACGGATGCTCCGGAAGCCGCCCAAACGGAATCTACGGACGAAACCGAAGCGCCGAAAGAGTAA
- the carA gene encoding glutamine-hydrolyzing carbamoyl-phosphate synthase small subunit has product MQKRSNHQEALLVLEDGTVFKGLALGKIGTAGGEICFNTGMTGYQEIYTDPSYYGQVIVNTNSHIGNYGVQLETEEESNGVKISGMVCNFFSQIHSRHTADSSLQEYFEKSNIVGISGVDTRQIVRHIRDKGVMNCIISSEILDPAPLLDQLKAIPDMEGLELSSQVCTQRIYDLDSARPEFRVAVLDLGVKKSILTNLTDRGAHCRVFPATTPFEEIAAWNPDGYFISNGPGDPAAMPYAAETVRQALDTNKPLFGICLGHQVLSLASGLSTYKMHNGHRGLNHPVKNLITGRCEVTSQNHGFAVRAEDVMDHPDVELTHVNLNDKTIEGIRRKDKPAFSVQYHPEASPGPHDSRYLFDEFVGLIQQSK; this is encoded by the coding sequence ATGCAGAAGCGGTCAAATCATCAGGAAGCGTTGCTGGTACTGGAAGACGGTACCGTATTCAAGGGGTTGGCATTAGGCAAAATCGGCACAGCCGGTGGCGAAATCTGTTTCAATACGGGGATGACCGGTTATCAGGAAATCTACACCGATCCTTCGTACTACGGACAGGTTATCGTTAACACCAACTCGCACATCGGAAACTACGGCGTGCAGCTGGAAACGGAGGAAGAATCAAACGGGGTGAAGATCAGCGGCATGGTCTGCAACTTCTTCTCCCAGATTCATTCGCGCCACACGGCTGATTCTTCACTACAGGAGTACTTCGAAAAGTCGAACATTGTCGGAATCAGCGGAGTGGATACCCGCCAGATCGTGCGGCATATCCGCGACAAGGGCGTAATGAACTGCATCATTTCGTCTGAGATTCTGGACCCGGCTCCGCTGCTCGACCAGCTGAAGGCGATTCCCGACATGGAAGGTCTGGAGCTGTCGTCGCAGGTCTGCACCCAGCGTATTTATGACCTGGACAGCGCACGGCCTGAGTTCCGCGTGGCGGTTCTGGACCTGGGCGTCAAGAAAAGCATTCTGACGAACCTGACGGACCGGGGCGCGCATTGCCGCGTATTTCCGGCGACCACCCCGTTTGAGGAAATTGCCGCCTGGAACCCGGATGGCTATTTCATCTCCAACGGCCCGGGCGACCCGGCGGCCATGCCTTATGCGGCCGAAACCGTTCGGCAGGCACTGGACACCAACAAGCCGCTGTTCGGCATCTGTCTGGGCCACCAGGTGCTTTCGCTCGCCAGCGGCCTGTCGACCTACAAGATGCACAACGGGCACCGGGGCCTCAATCACCCGGTAAAGAACCTCATCACCGGCCGTTGTGAAGTGACGTCCCAGAACCACGGGTTTGCCGTACGCGCCGAAGACGTCATGGATCATCCGGATGTGGAACTGACGCACGTAAACTTGAACGACAAGACCATTGAAGGCATCCGTCGGAAAGACAAACCGGCCTTCTCGGTTCAGTACCACCCGGAAGCTTCTCCGGGACCGCACGATTCGCGGTACCTGTTTGATGAATTTGTCGGACTGATTCAGCAGTCGAAATAA
- a CDS encoding TPM domain-containing protein has product MNSFLKTVRPVLFLSGLVLFLFMIGLPVRAQDTGTQNVIPDRPNPPRLVNDLAGILRPDEVQRLEDKLRRYNDTTSTQIVVLIVRSTEPYPIGDFSFQVGRKWGVGQKGKNNGLILAWSTQDRKVFIATGYGLEGAIPDAIAKRIISDIISPRFKNEEWYAGLDEATNEIIRRANGEYKSQGGDSDGGSNLLPILLVFFFVILILIWIGRNRGGGNRYRSGGPTIFPFPYTTYSGWGGSSGNWGGGGSGGGSDFGGFGGGDFGGGGAGGDY; this is encoded by the coding sequence ATGAATTCATTCCTGAAAACAGTACGTCCGGTTCTCTTCCTGAGCGGTCTTGTCCTGTTTCTTTTTATGATCGGTCTGCCGGTCCGGGCACAGGATACCGGAACGCAGAACGTCATTCCTGACCGGCCCAATCCACCGCGACTGGTCAACGATCTGGCGGGTATTCTGCGTCCGGACGAAGTGCAGCGGCTGGAAGATAAACTGCGCCGGTATAATGATACCACCTCCACGCAGATTGTCGTCCTGATCGTCCGCAGCACCGAGCCCTATCCCATCGGCGACTTTAGTTTTCAGGTCGGCCGGAAGTGGGGCGTCGGGCAGAAAGGCAAAAATAACGGCCTCATCCTGGCCTGGTCGACGCAGGACCGAAAGGTGTTTATTGCTACCGGTTACGGGCTCGAAGGCGCCATTCCGGACGCCATTGCCAAACGCATCATCAGCGACATCATTTCGCCCCGTTTCAAAAACGAAGAATGGTACGCCGGTCTGGACGAAGCGACGAACGAAATCATCCGACGGGCCAATGGCGAGTACAAGTCCCAGGGCGGCGACTCCGACGGCGGCAGTAACCTTCTCCCCATCCTGCTTGTCTTCTTTTTTGTTATCCTGATCCTCATCTGGATTGGCCGGAACCGGGGCGGCGGCAACCGTTACCGGAGCGGCGGACCGACCATCTTTCCGTTCCCCTACACGACGTATTCCGGCTGGGGTGGTTCATCCGGCAACTGGGGCGGCGGTGGTAGCGGCGGAGGTTCCGATTTCGGCGGCTTTGGCGGAGGTGACTTCGGTGGAGGCGGTGCCGGAGGCGATTATTAG
- a CDS encoding TPM domain-containing protein has translation MTGQLLTSEEQQRVITAIRQAEDHTSGEVRVHIEAKCPEPNVMDRAVQVFFLLEMNKTVQQNGVLFYLATDDHKFAVLGDKGIDQVVPANFWESTKEVLRDHFRAGQIAEGLCKGIERAGQQLKQYFPRQEDDKNELSDEISF, from the coding sequence ATGACGGGTCAGCTCTTAACTTCCGAGGAACAGCAACGAGTGATTACCGCCATCCGGCAGGCTGAGGACCATACGTCCGGCGAGGTCCGGGTTCATATCGAAGCCAAATGTCCGGAACCTAACGTCATGGACCGGGCGGTGCAGGTCTTTTTTCTGCTGGAAATGAACAAAACCGTCCAGCAGAACGGCGTCCTTTTCTACCTGGCGACCGACGATCACAAGTTTGCCGTCCTGGGCGATAAAGGTATTGATCAGGTTGTACCGGCTAATTTCTGGGAATCGACCAAAGAGGTGTTGCGGGACCATTTTCGCGCCGGGCAGATAGCCGAAGGGCTCTGTAAAGGAATTGAACGGGCCGGACAGCAACTCAAACAGTATTTCCCACGCCAGGAAGACGATAAAAATGAGCTTTCCGACGAAATATCTTTCTAA
- a CDS encoding LemA family protein — MSRGLIIVIALLLIFGFFGCSTYNGLVEKDTNVEGKWAQVQTQYQRRADLIPNLVNTVKGVANFEKSTLQAVIEARAGATGIRLNADQLTPENVRKFQQAQDQLSGSLSRLLAVAENYPQLRATQNFSELQAQIEGTENRISVSRNDFNQAVQSYNQSVRSFPANIFAGVFGFQRKGFFEASQAAQQAPTVQF; from the coding sequence ATGTCACGAGGACTTATCATTGTCATTGCCCTGCTGCTGATTTTCGGCTTTTTCGGGTGCAGTACCTATAACGGATTAGTAGAGAAAGATACCAATGTGGAAGGAAAATGGGCGCAGGTGCAGACGCAATACCAGCGCCGGGCAGACCTGATTCCGAACCTGGTCAATACGGTAAAGGGCGTCGCCAACTTCGAAAAATCGACCCTGCAGGCCGTTATCGAGGCCCGGGCCGGAGCCACCGGAATCCGCCTGAATGCCGACCAGCTGACGCCCGAAAACGTCCGGAAGTTTCAACAGGCGCAGGACCAGCTGAGCGGTTCGCTGTCGCGGCTGCTGGCCGTAGCGGAAAACTACCCGCAGCTTCGGGCTACGCAGAACTTTTCCGAGCTTCAGGCGCAGATTGAAGGGACCGAAAACCGGATTTCTGTCTCTCGTAACGACTTCAACCAGGCCGTTCAGTCCTATAACCAGTCCGTCCGGTCTTTCCCGGCCAATATTTTCGCCGGTGTTTTTGGCTTCCAGCGCAAAGGCTTCTTTGAAGCCTCCCAGGCGGCCCAGCAAGCCCCAACGGTTCAATTTTAA
- a CDS encoding DASH family cryptochrome translates to MKRILYWFRNDLRLHDNEGFYRATQDADEVIPVYCFDLRLFRPLRQPAIQKTGVFRAQFLLESVADLRNNLIELGGNLIVRTGHPEQVLWEMARDLQADAIYASKEVTQEETEVESGLSKRLKGINVDIELFWESTLYHVRDLPFNVSRMPDVFTSFRQQIENKVRVRPTFPLPDPISVPREIEVGELPELAQLGFSELPAADPRAAISFRGGERAGLERLRHYFWGEDHLRNYKETRNGMLGTDFSSKFSAWLALGCLSPRHVYEEVRRYESERIANDSTYWLVFELLWRDFFRFIALKYGTRIFKPGGIKMRLGHPFVEDRALFDRWANGQTGVPLIDAAMRELNATGFLSNRARQNVASFLIHDLNLNWTWGAAYFEAMLTDYDPASNWGNWCYTAGVGNDPRPNRYFNIYSQALRYDEQGEYVRHWLPELARVPADRIHRVWTLNPAEQDEYGLHLGTDYPLPIINADKWLSPESIR, encoded by the coding sequence ATGAAACGCATTCTCTACTGGTTCCGCAACGATTTGCGGCTGCACGACAACGAAGGATTCTACCGGGCCACGCAGGACGCCGATGAAGTGATTCCCGTGTACTGCTTCGATCTCCGGCTTTTCCGCCCGCTTCGGCAACCGGCCATTCAAAAGACGGGGGTCTTCCGCGCGCAGTTTCTGCTGGAAAGCGTAGCGGATCTTCGAAACAACCTGATTGAACTCGGCGGCAACCTGATTGTGCGCACCGGACACCCCGAACAGGTGCTCTGGGAAATGGCCCGCGATCTTCAGGCCGACGCTATTTATGCCAGCAAAGAAGTCACGCAGGAAGAAACGGAGGTCGAATCGGGCCTGAGCAAACGCCTGAAAGGCATCAACGTCGATATCGAACTGTTCTGGGAATCGACGCTGTACCACGTCCGGGACCTGCCGTTCAACGTTTCGCGCATGCCGGATGTGTTCACCAGTTTCCGGCAACAGATCGAAAACAAAGTCCGGGTTCGCCCCACCTTTCCGCTTCCCGATCCGATTTCGGTTCCGCGTGAAATCGAGGTCGGCGAACTGCCGGAGCTTGCCCAGCTTGGCTTTTCGGAACTACCCGCCGCAGACCCGCGGGCGGCGATTTCCTTCAGGGGCGGCGAGCGGGCCGGTCTGGAACGGCTGCGGCATTACTTCTGGGGAGAAGACCACCTGCGGAACTACAAGGAAACCCGCAACGGGATGCTGGGTACGGATTTTTCGTCCAAATTTTCGGCCTGGCTTGCCCTGGGCTGTCTGTCGCCCCGCCACGTCTACGAGGAAGTGAGGCGTTACGAGAGCGAACGGATCGCCAACGACTCCACTTACTGGCTCGTTTTTGAGCTGCTGTGGCGGGACTTTTTCCGGTTCATTGCGCTGAAATACGGAACGCGGATTTTCAAGCCGGGCGGCATCAAGATGCGGCTGGGACATCCGTTTGTCGAAGACCGCGCCCTGTTTGACCGCTGGGCGAACGGGCAGACCGGCGTTCCGCTCATCGATGCGGCCATGCGCGAACTCAACGCGACGGGTTTTCTGTCTAACCGGGCGCGTCAGAATGTGGCCAGCTTCCTTATCCACGACCTGAACCTCAACTGGACCTGGGGCGCCGCTTATTTTGAAGCCATGCTGACGGATTACGACCCGGCGAGCAACTGGGGCAACTGGTGTTATACGGCGGGAGTCGGCAACGATCCCCGTCCGAACCGCTATTTCAACATCTACTCGCAGGCCCTCCGGTACGATGAGCAGGGCGAGTACGTCCGTCACTGGCTTCCGGAACTGGCCCGGGTGCCCGCCGACAGGATTCACCGGGTCTGGACGCTCAACCCGGCCGAGCAGGACGAGTACGGCCTGCATTTAGGCACGGATTACCCGTTACCCATCATCAACGCCGACAAATGGCTTAGCCCGGAATCTATCCGATGA
- a CDS encoding DUF547 domain-containing protein, which produces MRYLVLFCVLFLTAFAPAARADVDHSIFDALLKKYVNERGMVNYKGFKKDEKELRRYLDLLSKNPPKAGWSADEKLAYWINAYNAFTIQLILDHYPVKSIKDIGTLIQIPYVNTPWDIEFIRIGGKKYDLNNIEHDIIRKEFNDPRIHFALVCAAKSCPKLRNEAFVAARLNRQLDEQGRDFLNNPAKNAITARQASLSKILDWYAGDFKKNGQTVVSWVNRYSNVKINSETDLSYQTYDWSLNEP; this is translated from the coding sequence ATGAGATATCTGGTCCTGTTTTGTGTTCTGTTTCTTACCGCCTTCGCTCCCGCCGCCCGGGCCGATGTAGACCATTCCATTTTTGATGCGCTCTTGAAGAAGTATGTCAATGAGCGCGGCATGGTCAATTACAAAGGGTTCAAAAAAGACGAAAAGGAACTGCGCCGCTACCTGGATCTGCTGAGCAAAAACCCGCCGAAAGCCGGCTGGTCGGCGGATGAAAAGCTGGCGTACTGGATTAATGCCTACAACGCCTTCACGATTCAGCTTATTCTGGACCATTATCCGGTTAAAAGCATCAAGGACATTGGCACCCTTATCCAGATTCCGTACGTCAATACGCCCTGGGACATCGAGTTTATCCGCATTGGCGGCAAAAAATACGACCTTAACAACATCGAGCACGACATTATCCGGAAGGAATTCAACGACCCCCGGATTCATTTCGCGCTGGTGTGCGCGGCCAAATCGTGCCCCAAACTGCGCAATGAAGCCTTTGTGGCCGCCCGGCTCAACCGCCAGCTCGACGAACAGGGCCGCGACTTCCTGAACAATCCCGCCAAAAACGCTATCACCGCCCGACAGGCCAGCCTGTCCAAAATTCTGGACTGGTATGCGGGCGATTTTAAGAAAAACGGCCAGACGGTGGTTAGCTGGGTCAACCGCTACTCCAACGTCAAAATCAACAGCGAAACAGACCTTTCGTACCAGACCTACGACTGGAGTTTAAACGAACCGTAA
- a CDS encoding SDR family oxidoreductase, which translates to MNLSLQGKTALVCGSTQGIGRATAVELALLGANVTLMARNEARLSEVAASLDTTHGQVHRYLVADFSQPADVKTALARYLNEFPEVHILINNTGGPKGGPLIEAALEEFTNTFAAHLLNNQQLVQAVVPFMRRAQFGRIVNIISTSVKQPIVGLGVSNTIRGAVAQWAKTLSLELGKDGITVNNVLPGYTRTARLDAVLAMRAQSSGKAEAEVSAQMESEIPIGRFAEAEEVAAAVAFLCTPAAAAITGINVPVDGGKTGSL; encoded by the coding sequence ATGAATTTATCACTGCAAGGCAAAACTGCTCTCGTTTGCGGCAGTACGCAGGGCATAGGCCGCGCGACGGCCGTAGAACTGGCGCTTCTGGGCGCAAACGTGACGCTGATGGCCCGCAACGAAGCCCGACTGAGCGAAGTAGCCGCAAGCCTCGATACGACCCACGGGCAGGTCCACCGGTATCTGGTAGCCGATTTTTCGCAGCCTGCCGACGTCAAAACGGCTCTGGCACGCTACCTGAACGAGTTTCCGGAGGTCCACATTCTCATCAACAATACCGGAGGTCCGAAGGGCGGCCCGCTGATCGAAGCCGCGCTGGAAGAGTTTACCAATACGTTTGCGGCGCATCTGCTCAACAACCAGCAACTGGTGCAGGCCGTAGTGCCGTTCATGCGCCGGGCTCAGTTTGGCCGGATCGTCAACATCATCAGCACGTCCGTCAAACAGCCCATCGTAGGGTTGGGCGTTTCAAACACGATTCGGGGGGCCGTTGCTCAATGGGCCAAGACCTTGTCGCTGGAGCTGGGCAAAGACGGAATTACCGTGAACAACGTGCTGCCCGGTTACACCCGAACGGCCCGGCTGGACGCGGTGCTGGCGATGCGCGCGCAGTCGTCCGGTAAAGCCGAGGCCGAAGTGTCTGCGCAGATGGAAAGCGAAATTCCCATCGGCCGGTTTGCCGAAGCCGAAGAAGTAGCCGCCGCCGTAGCCTTCCTCTGCACCCCCGCCGCCGCCGCCATTACCGGCATCAACGTGCCAGTAGATGGAGGAAAAACAGGAAGCCTATAA